The stretch of DNA TGTTGATCTGGTCGGCCTTGGCCTCGTAGCCGTCGAGGATCTCCTGCTTGTTCGGCGGCACCACGACGTCGGAGATCGCCATGGTGACCCCCGAACGCGTGGCCCAGTAGAACCCGGCCTCCTTGAGCCGGTCGAGGACCTGCGCGACCTCGGTCATCGAGTACCGCTCGGCCAGGTCGTTGATGATCGTGGCCTGGCGCTTCTTGGGCAGCGGCTCGTTGACGTACGGGTAGTCCGACGGCAGCAGCTCGTTGAACATGACCCGGCCGAGGGTGGTGTCGGCGAGCCACGGGTCGCCCGGCTGCCAGCCGTCGGCCTCGAGCGAGGCGGCGACGTCGGCCGGCGGGACCACACCGACGAGGCGGATCTTGATCGGGGCCTGCAGGTGCAGCGCCTTCCGGTCGTAGGCCATGATCGCCTCGGCGGGCGAGGAGTACACCTGGCCCGCACCGGTGGCGTCGTCGCGCTGCCGGGAGAGGTGGAACAGCCCGGTGACCATGTCCAGACGGGGCATGGCCAGCGGACGACCCGACGCGGGCGACAGGATGTTGTTGCTCGAGAGCATCAGCACCCTGGCCTCGGACTGCGCCTCGGCGGACAGCGGCAGGTGCACCGCCATCTGGTCACCGTCGAAGTCGGCGTTGAACGCCTCGCAGACCAGCGGGTGCAGCTGGATGGCCTTGCCCTCCACCAGCTGCGGCTCGAAGGCCTGGATACCGAGGCGGTGCAGGGTGGGTGCGCGGTTGAGCAGCACCGGGTGCTCGGAGATGACCTCCTCGAGCACGTCCCACACCTGCGAGCGGCCACGCTCGACCATGCGCTTCGCGGACTTGATGTTCTGCGCGTGGTTGAGGTCGACCAGCCGCTTCATCACGAACGGCTTGAACAGCTCCAGCGCCATGCCCTTGGGCAGGCCGCACTGGTGCAGCTTGAGCTGCGGGCCGACGACGATGACCGAACGGCCCGAGTAGTCGACGCGCTTGCCGAGCAGGTTCTGGCGGAACCGGCCCTGCTTGCCCTTGAGCAGGTCGGACAGCGACTTGAGCGGGCGGTTGCCCGGACCCGTGACCGGCCGGCCGCGGCGGCCGTTGTCGAACAGCGCGTCGACGGCCTCCTGCAGCATCCGCTTCTCGTTGTTGACGATGATCTCGGGCGCGCCGAGGTCGATCAGCCTCTTGAGGCGGTTGTTGCGGTTGATGACCCGGCGGTACAGGTCGTTCAGGTCCGAGGTGGCGAAGCGGCCACCGTCGAGCTGCACCATCGGGCGCAGGTCCGGCGGGATGACCGGCACGCAGTCGAGCACCATGCCCATCGGGCTGTTGCCCGTGGTCTGGAACGCCGCGACGACCTTGAGGCGCTTGAGTGCGCGGAGCTTCTTCTGCCCCTTGCCGCTGCGGATGGTCTCCCGCAGGTTCTCGGCCTCAGCCGGGATGTCGAAGTTCTGCAGCAGGGTCTGGATCGCCTCCGCGCCCATCGCCCCGGTGAAGTAGTCGCCGTAGCGGTCGTAGAGCTCGCGGTAGAGCCCCTCGTCGGCGATCAGCTGCTGGACGTCGAGCTTGGTGAAGGTGGTCCAGATCTCGTCGAGCCGGTCCAGCTCGCGCTGGGCGCGGTCGCGGAGCTGGCGCATCTCGCGCTCGCCACCCTCCTTGACCTTGCGGCGGACGTCGCTCTTGGCGCCCTCCGCCTCCAGCTCGGCCAGGTCGGCCTCGAGCTTCTGGGCCCGGGCCTCCAGGTCGGCGTCACGCCGGTTCTCGACCCGCTTGCGCTCCACGCTCATCTCGTTCTCGAGCGTGGACAGGTCGTTGTGGCGCAGCTCCGTGTTCACCGAGGTGATCACGTACGCGGCGAAGTAGATGATCTTCTCGAGGTCCTTGGGAGCCAGGTCGAGCAGGTAGCCCAGCCGGCTCGGGACGCCCTTGAAGTACCAGATGTGCGTGACCGGGGCGGCCAGCTCGATGTGGCCCATCCGCTCGCGCCGCACCTTGGCGCGGGTGACCTCCACGCCGCAGCGCTCACAGATGATGCCCTTGAACCGGACGCGCTTGTACTTGCCGCAGTAGCACTCCCAGTCGCGGGTGGGACCGAAGATCTTCTCGCAGAAGAGCCCGTCCTTCTCCGGCTTGAGGGTGCGGTAGTTGATGGTCTCCGGCTTCTTGACCTCGCCGTGCGACCACTGGCGGATGTCCTCAGCGGTGGCCAGGCCGATGCGCAGCTCGTCGAAGAAGTTGACGTCGAGCAAAATCGTGTCCTTCGTTCGTTATTCGGCTCTGGGCGGGATCAGTTGACGACGTCGTCGACGGTCATCGAGTCGGAACCGGGACGGCTGGACAGGTTGATGCCCAGGTTCGCCGCGGCCCGCTCGAGGTCCTCGTCGTCGGTGTCGCGCATCTCGATCGCCGCACCGTCGCTGGAGAGCACCTCGACGTTCAGGCACAACGACTGGAGCTCCTTCAGGAGCACCTTGAACGACTCCGGGATGCCCGGCTCGGGGATGTTCTCGCCCTTGACGATGGCCTCGTACACCTTCACGCGGCCCACCACGTCGTCGGACTTGATGGTGAGCAGCTCCTGCAGGGTGTAGGCGGCGCCGTACGCCTGCATGGCCCAGCACTCCATCTCGCCGAACCGCTGGCCACCGAACTGGGCCTTACCGCCCAGCGGCTGCTGCGTGATCATCGAGTACGGACCCGTGGACCGAGCGTGGATCTTGTCGTCCACGAGGTGGGCCAGCTTCAGGATGTACATGTAGCCGACCGCCACCGGGAACGGGTACGGCTCGCCGGAACGGCCGTCGAGCAGCGTGGCCTTCCCGTCGGGGCCGACCATGCGCTCGCCGTCGCGGTTGCGCCGGGTGGAGCCGAGCAGCCCGGTGATCTCGTGCTCGCGCGCGCCGTCGAAGACCGGCGTTGCGGTCCTCGTGCCCGGC from Pseudonocardia cypriaca encodes:
- a CDS encoding DNA-directed RNA polymerase subunit beta': MLDVNFFDELRIGLATAEDIRQWSHGEVKKPETINYRTLKPEKDGLFCEKIFGPTRDWECYCGKYKRVRFKGIICERCGVEVTRAKVRRERMGHIELAAPVTHIWYFKGVPSRLGYLLDLAPKDLEKIIYFAAYVITSVNTELRHNDLSTLENEMSVERKRVENRRDADLEARAQKLEADLAELEAEGAKSDVRRKVKEGGEREMRQLRDRAQRELDRLDEIWTTFTKLDVQQLIADEGLYRELYDRYGDYFTGAMGAEAIQTLLQNFDIPAEAENLRETIRSGKGQKKLRALKRLKVVAAFQTTGNSPMGMVLDCVPVIPPDLRPMVQLDGGRFATSDLNDLYRRVINRNNRLKRLIDLGAPEIIVNNEKRMLQEAVDALFDNGRRGRPVTGPGNRPLKSLSDLLKGKQGRFRQNLLGKRVDYSGRSVIVVGPQLKLHQCGLPKGMALELFKPFVMKRLVDLNHAQNIKSAKRMVERGRSQVWDVLEEVISEHPVLLNRAPTLHRLGIQAFEPQLVEGKAIQLHPLVCEAFNADFDGDQMAVHLPLSAEAQSEARVLMLSSNNILSPASGRPLAMPRLDMVTGLFHLSRQRDDATGAGQVYSSPAEAIMAYDRKALHLQAPIKIRLVGVVPPADVAASLEADGWQPGDPWLADTTLGRVMFNELLPSDYPYVNEPLPKKRQATIINDLAERYSMTEVAQVLDRLKEAGFYWATRSGVTMAISDVVVPPNKQEILDGYEAKADQINKRYQRGALSHQERNDEMVKIWTQATEEVAKAMEDNFPEDNPIPTIVKSGAAGNMTQVRQLAGMRGLVANPKGEYIPRPIKSNFREGLSVGEYFISTHGTRKGLADTALRTADSGYLTRRLVDVSQDVIVREVDCGTERSITMPVTEELSDGRLIPHRYLRTSVYARSSAEDVTGPDGQLIVRRGDDLGDPALDALVAAGVRQIKVRSALTCTSGTGICGMCYGRSMATGKLVDVGEAVGIVAAQSIGEPGTQLTMRTFHQGGVAGDDITTGLPRVTELFEARVPKGKAPIADVDGRISIEDGDRFWKITLTPDDGSEEIVYEKLSKRQWLAMTVVDGVERPLADGDHVHVGQLLLEGTADPHEVLRVMGPREVQLHLVREVQKVYRTQSVDIHDKHIEVIVRQMLRRVTIIDSGSTEFLPGALAERSEFEVANRQAVAEGGEPASGRPVLMGITKASLATESWLSAASFQETTKILTDAAINGKRDKLVGLKENVIIGKLIPAGTGINRYRNIQVQPTEEARAAAYALPSYDDGYYSPDVFGTGTGAAVPLDDYDFGRDYR